A DNA window from Planctomycetota bacterium contains the following coding sequences:
- a CDS encoding DNA-formamidopyrimidine glycosylase family protein — translation MPEGHTIHRAAKDQTPLVAGKKLRVSAHDGRCDEEAALLDGKKLNAIEPLGKHLFYHFAGRDKLTLHCHLGLLGKFRLHKKDPPEPRGATRLRFRAGDAVVDFVATLKAEVLDPDGTAEAKSKIGPDPLDPRADVEKVWRRISKSTAPIGGLLMNQHVVSGIGNIYRCEILFRQKVHPRTPGKQLTRDQFDAIWRDSVDLLKLGVKYNRIITVDRDFAKERFGKTYSKLSRRDGFYVYKKTKCPMTGGPVEMFEIANRRVFFSPKWQPMPKGA, via the coding sequence GTGCCCGAAGGCCACACGATTCATCGAGCGGCCAAGGACCAGACGCCGCTCGTGGCCGGAAAGAAGCTGCGCGTCTCTGCCCACGACGGTCGCTGCGACGAAGAGGCCGCCCTGCTCGATGGCAAAAAGCTCAACGCCATCGAGCCGCTCGGCAAGCACCTCTTCTACCACTTCGCCGGCCGAGACAAGCTCACGCTCCACTGCCACCTCGGCCTGCTGGGCAAATTTCGCCTTCACAAGAAGGACCCGCCCGAGCCACGCGGCGCGACGCGGCTTCGCTTTCGTGCCGGCGACGCGGTGGTCGACTTCGTCGCGACGCTCAAGGCTGAAGTGCTCGACCCCGACGGCACGGCCGAAGCGAAATCGAAGATCGGCCCCGACCCGCTCGACCCCAGGGCTGACGTCGAGAAGGTCTGGCGACGCATCAGCAAATCGACCGCCCCCATCGGCGGCCTGCTCATGAACCAGCACGTCGTCAGCGGCATCGGCAACATCTATCGCTGTGAGATCCTCTTTCGCCAGAAGGTCCACCCGCGCACGCCCGGCAAGCAGCTCACGCGCGACCAGTTCGACGCCATCTGGCGCGACAGCGTCGACCTGCTCAAGCTCGGCGTGAAGTACAACCGCATCATCACCGTCGACCGCGACTTCGCCAAGGAACGCTTCGGCAAGACGTACTCCAAGCTGTCGCGGCGCGACGGCTTCTACGTCTACAAGAAGACCAAGTGTCCGATGACCGGCGGGCCGGTGGAGATGTTCGAGATCGCGAACCGCCGCGTCTTCTTCTCGCCCAAGTGGCAGCCGATGCCGAAGGGTGCGTGA
- a CDS encoding lysophospholipid acyltransferase family protein — protein sequence MTPVATGPLATLTTAWFDRYCRFALWRHFHAVRVYRDDASSLSVIPSAAEGPRRGSRVEERDQARSFDSPRSLRMTEGTPRIVVAATHQSFWDGIVLGDLLRRFGWRRRFVMIDQKQVDRHPFFPRIGGFGVDLDDPADRRRAIGYASSLLREANEPAALVIFPQGRIEPDDADLSAVSRSPELIARRADAPVLHVAIRYRFWFAQRPEVLVATGDDLPSARVILDDACRDFAAGQVLVRGRRSIKDWRLSGRGHAAPDERERQLVEDV from the coding sequence ATGACGCCCGTCGCCACCGGCCCGCTCGCCACGCTGACGACGGCGTGGTTCGACCGCTACTGCCGCTTCGCCCTGTGGCGACACTTCCACGCCGTGCGGGTTTACCGGGATGATGCGTCGTCCCTGTCCGTCATCCCGAGCGCAGCCGAGGGACCTCGCCGCGGCTCACGCGTGGAGGAGCGTGATCAGGCGAGGTCCTTCGACTCGCCGCGCTCGCTCAGGATGACGGAGGGAACGCCGCGCATCGTCGTCGCTGCGACGCACCAGAGCTTCTGGGACGGCATCGTGCTGGGCGACCTGCTCCGCCGATTCGGCTGGCGACGGCGGTTTGTCATGATCGACCAGAAGCAGGTCGACCGGCACCCGTTCTTCCCACGCATCGGCGGGTTTGGCGTCGATCTCGACGACCCGGCCGACCGCCGACGGGCGATCGGTTACGCGTCGTCGCTGCTCCGCGAAGCGAACGAGCCGGCGGCGCTGGTCATCTTTCCGCAGGGCCGGATCGAGCCGGACGACGCCGACCTGTCGGCCGTGTCGCGTTCGCCCGAACTGATCGCCCGCAGGGCTGACGCGCCGGTGCTGCACGTCGCGATCCGCTACCGCTTCTGGTTCGCCCAGCGGCCCGAGGTGCTCGTCGCAACCGGCGACGACCTGCCATCGGCCCGGGTGATACTCGACGATGCCTGCCGCGACTTCGCCGCAGGCCAGGTCCTGGTCCGCGGTCGCCGCTCGATCAAGGACTGGCGCCTGTCGGGTCGCGGTCATGCCGCACCCGACGAGCGCGAGCGTCAGCTTGTCGAGGATGTCTGA
- the crtI gene encoding phytoene desaturase family protein, giving the protein MSESKRVIVVGGGVGGLAAAIRLGANGHRVTLVERNDTLGGKLNRRALPHPNRPGEHFTFDTGPSLLTLPFVFEQLFHSGGAELQERLDLVRLDPISRFTWPDGTTFELCRDRVDTLENVRRLSPSDVDGFAAFLDRGKRVWDLAGELFLSHAPEQLIHNGGGPRQGLAMATVPFRIGMFQRYAKLVDRHVRHEKLRAVLYQYATYSGASPWKAPGTLCVIPHAEMHFGGWYVRGGMYRLAEALADLARENGVEIVTGVSVSRIDVDASAVTGVTLSDGQHLDADLVVCNADTISAFRELIDPDHRPHRPDAKLDKLDPGGSGMVLLLGVDGELPQIAHHHKFMPADYLGEGGDLRAMFDLGTTPDDPCIYVCRSSATDPTQAPAGCENLFVLVSAPAIHGKGASIDWSTHGDAYRERVLDLLERRCGLEGLRQKIVVEDRWTPPDLRDRYRANAGGIYGVGGNGRIQAFLRPPNRDKRLKNLLFAGGATHPGGGLPLVALSGKIVSELAEADFAATP; this is encoded by the coding sequence GTGAGCGAGTCCAAACGCGTCATCGTCGTCGGAGGTGGCGTCGGGGGACTCGCAGCCGCCATCCGGCTCGGTGCCAACGGCCATCGCGTCACGCTGGTCGAACGCAACGACACCCTCGGTGGGAAACTCAACCGACGAGCCCTCCCGCACCCGAACCGCCCGGGCGAGCACTTCACCTTCGATACCGGCCCGTCGCTGCTGACGCTGCCGTTCGTTTTTGAACAACTTTTCCACAGCGGCGGGGCCGAGCTGCAGGAGCGGCTCGATCTCGTCCGCCTGGACCCAATCTCCCGGTTCACGTGGCCGGACGGCACGACGTTTGAGCTGTGCCGCGATCGCGTAGACACACTTGAAAATGTCCGCCGACTCAGCCCCAGCGACGTCGACGGCTTCGCCGCCTTCCTCGATCGCGGCAAACGCGTCTGGGACCTCGCGGGTGAGCTCTTTTTGTCGCACGCCCCGGAACAGCTTATCCACAACGGCGGCGGGCCACGCCAGGGGCTCGCCATGGCCACCGTGCCGTTCCGCATCGGGATGTTCCAGCGGTACGCCAAGCTGGTCGACCGACACGTGCGTCACGAGAAGCTGCGGGCCGTCCTCTACCAATACGCGACCTACAGCGGTGCCAGCCCGTGGAAGGCACCCGGCACACTCTGCGTCATCCCGCATGCCGAGATGCACTTCGGCGGCTGGTACGTCCGTGGCGGCATGTATCGACTGGCCGAGGCGCTCGCGGACCTGGCCCGTGAGAACGGCGTCGAGATCGTCACGGGCGTCTCGGTGTCGCGGATCGATGTCGATGCGTCCGCCGTGACCGGCGTCACGCTGAGCGACGGCCAGCACCTCGACGCCGACCTCGTCGTCTGCAACGCCGACACGATCAGCGCTTTTCGCGAGCTGATCGACCCCGACCATCGCCCGCATCGGCCTGACGCGAAGCTCGACAAGCTCGACCCCGGCGGCAGCGGGATGGTCCTGCTGCTGGGCGTCGACGGCGAGCTGCCGCAGATCGCCCACCACCACAAGTTCATGCCGGCCGACTACTTGGGCGAAGGCGGCGACCTGCGGGCGATGTTCGATCTGGGCACGACGCCTGACGATCCGTGCATCTACGTCTGCCGAAGCAGCGCCACCGACCCGACGCAGGCCCCGGCCGGGTGCGAAAACCTGTTCGTCCTCGTCAGTGCCCCGGCCATCCACGGCAAAGGTGCGTCGATCGACTGGTCGACGCACGGCGACGCGTATCGAGAGCGGGTCCTCGACCTTCTGGAACGGCGGTGCGGTTTGGAGGGTCTGCGGCAGAAGATCGTGGTCGAGGACCGCTGGACCCCGCCCGACCTGCGCGATCGCTATCGAGCCAATGCTGGCGGCATCTACGGCGTGGGCGGGAATGGGCGGATCCAGGCGTTCCTGCGTCCGCCGAATCGCGACAAACGCCTGAAAAACCTCCTGTTCGCCGGCGGGGCGACCCATCCTGGCGGAGGTCTGCCGCTGGTGGCCTTGAGCGGCAAGATCGTCAGCGAACTGGCCGAGGCGGATTTTGCCGCGACGCCTTAG